Part of the Citrus sinensis cultivar Valencia sweet orange chromosome 2, DVS_A1.0, whole genome shotgun sequence genome, AATTTCTCAGCTATCCAAGGTGTGCAACTaattaaatacatgaattttttttatccaattaattgaagaactttaattttatatatccttccactatttttatgtttttgtttttattgcattttttattttcttaaccTTTGTCTTGAACTCTCAATGACAGAAAGATTAGTCCATAAAAGTACGACAGAAGGGTTACTCCATCAGAGGATTCTGAGGACTGTTCCTGCTGGTGGAAATAATCCGGTAAATGCTCCAGCTTCACATGGACACGATACCTCCAATTAATACGCCATAACCCATGAAGTACTACCCAGTGTTTTCAGTTGTATGACAATATTTGTGTTTTTGCTGGTCATTCAATATGTTAAACACATgtactctctctttttcttgtttgtctattgaaattttactaaactgAATTCACTGAGTTACCCTACGgctttatatttcaattccttaataacttttttttttacctatGGCTCTagtttttagatattttttgaAGTCTTGCCCATAGCTGCCATTGCTCAATCTCGAAaggagaagatgatgaaggtAGAAAACCAAGGAAAGTggattaggaaaaaaaaaagtaatagtgaatgaagaagaagaatttggttTGTTAATggaagtttattattttacttttctcatttaagaaattgagttttacttttctaatttaagaaattgattttgtaaaacaaaagcaataaaatttttggccATTCAATAATCATATTACCACTTGTCTcaagattttcaaaaaaaaaaaagatattagaAGAGAATCTGTAGAAGTGTAGCCAGACTTAAAATCTATTTGGGtagattttatttacttgaCGAATTTAATTGtcctcaaatatttttatttaatttcagatTTAACataaacatttaaaatgatCTTGgtgaagaaaatataagaacctattttttcatattatttaaagccaattttaaaatccatGAAACGGATCCAGATTGAGCaactaaattttctttcaagagAATTGAAAGCtccatcattattttatacaagCATAGTGCTTGTAACAGTCTTCCGGTTACACTCCGACAGATTAAACCTCTGTTTTGAGagttgaagaaagaaaagattgaCTAAATTAACAGAAATCAATTTAGATCATATGAATCACAGAGACAGCCatataacattaattatatgttAGGGCTCGGCTACCTCACATAAAAGGTAAGATATAGCTCTTGTAGAACATTTTAATCCAGCCCCCGTTTAATTATCTTCTCCATCACTGCCTGCCCTCTGTAAAGCAAACAATTACTCAAGTTCCGACTCCAAATATACAAACTTTGCCCACAATCCATTTATTGATTTTCAGCCTTTAATGTTTAATCAACGTATTGCAATCAAATAAGATGAATTAAAGAGGAGATCTCGAGTTATTTTATGTGAATGAGTAAAAATTAACTCTTTACATACATATTTGGTCCCTCTTACAAAGCGTATTTATTGATTATGAAATCTAAATCTCCGTTGCCAGCAATCAGGTTACTCCCGGATTGGAACAGTTTCCAGGACAAAGCCTAGTGGCCTTTGGATTTCACCATGTGCagccaacaaataaaaaaaaagaaaaagccacCACCGCCCCTGGTGGATTCCCGGACAATGATCCAATCCGTGACTCCAGATTGGATCACtgtcctatatatatatatgtatgtatgcatgtatgTTAAAATtgatacaataaattaaaatggttgAAATTGCAAGGTGAGGGGTGGGCAGAGATGGGGCATCATAGCTAGTAACAAGCAtttgtttgtaatttgtttaattgaacaaaaatgAGATTGTGAAGAAGCAAGAAGACATTGTCGAAATGAAAGCATATACTTCATGACTTAATAACATTCACTTGCTGGTTTTTAACTTTGTTCATCATGCCCAGGATCTGGTACAGGGGAGTTCAGCCTATTAGGAATAGGAATCGGCCTGAGGCTCCGCTGGATTAAACGTTCCGTCATAGTCTGCCGGATTGAACTTTCTGTCATTGAGAGTCCAAAGACCgaaacaaaattaacattgaaagaccaaaaaaaaaaacaaacatggaAGCATACTGCATCACATGAATCTGAAAAATGAAGCTGTAAAGATTTGCGCCTTGAATTGCCCCAGATTCGGGAATTCTTGCTTCTATCAATAGATTATACAGGCTACAATCAAAGCACAGACACAGGCATTTCTGTGGCACCTCAACATTCTGCTGTACTACAAAAATGTTCAGATATATGCCAAATAAGTGAAATGAGTCTCttactttcaaattttatttgattacgGCTAACATCAGACCTCTAATATAGAGATTACAGTTCAAGAGGTAATGCAGCATGCAGAAATCGGAATGCAGAAATGCATCACTATATATAATAAACTTATAATTAcctttttcatcattttggtTGATGACTTTCTTACATACTAGAGAGTCAAAAATACCGAGAGGGAAGAAAAATCAACATTGGGACATTGAACATCCAAGtcagagaaaagaaaatgcactttacttcataaatatttttgttaaattcattttccctAGCTACAATGTGAACTCAAATCTTTGCTCCGGTAGACTATTCAACCCACCAAAATTGCTCTGTTTTCTTTGTTAGTACCCAGCATGTGCCATGTGCAACACAGCAATTTCCATTCCTTGGGCCCGCTGGCAAAACAATTCAAAGAATACTGAAAGAAGATCCAACTGGCGCTGCACATTATTTCCCTTTCCTTGATGGTTTTAGGAGCGCTGGAATGtctataaaatgaaacaaaatactGCTGGTCAGGCTCTGCTAAGCATTTGCACACGACAGTACTAGAAATTTGCACATAATCTTAGAGAGAACGAGCTGATGATAATCAGAGACaataggagaaaaaaaaaatctttaaacgtCATAAAAAAGGCTTCATTATGTGAGtattaaaacacaaaaatgcGGCTATATGGTTGCAATTTGGAGAATtcgattattttaattaagccATCCGACTGGGTGACGGAAAGGGCTCTTGGGTACGTACACTAATAGCATTGAATAATCACACAAATAGTCTGATATACAGGAAACTCAGGTCTTGATCCACAAACAAGGGTAAATGGAATACTTTAGTAAACAAGCTGCTGTATACAGAAATAGTGACGGCAGAAGCAGTCTAAATAACacgaaaaacaaaagaagtttaaataactaaaactTGCTGAACGCATTATAGAAATTTACATCTCAGAGTTTCTTTTGATCAACCTAGACAACCCAACCATTTCAGAAGCAATAGTTTCCACATAGCTGAGAGAAAGAGATGTATTTATGAATGTACTTGTAAGCACAGCGCATATTTGAACTTCTAAGGATTTTAAAAGACTAGCTTCTACATCTTGAGTCATACATGACCAAATTACCTTCTGCTGATTGCTGAGGACTTTTTGGCCGTAATGTTCCTCCGTTTATCCTTGAGATCAGATGGAGTACAAGTAGGATCAAAAACACGACAACCAAATTCCAAAACTTTCTTCCAAgaaagatttttaattattttagttgaaAACTTGTCCACTCCTTCCTGCAATATAAGAGTAGATATCAACAAGCCGCAAATTAAATCAACACACTACTCCATCTTGAATATTTAAGACTGAATCACAACAACAATTTAGCTTTTTAGAATCTAGCTCTTACTCTTATTTGCATATAAAAACATGAAAACAATGTCCAACATGAGatgcattatatatatatatatatatatacactcataattcaatttcaaagcaGTTGTGAAGGCAAAGTTTCTAAATTCTAGAAATGAGCTCCCGAATTGAAATGTAAGAAAGATTTTAAGGAATCAAACAATATTAGGTAAAGGTGGAAAACCCTGTCAGAGACAGAATAATTTCACCAATgcgttaaataaaattgaatcaaTTGTCAATTTCATACAGattcaaatatttcattaggTGAAATCAGTATCATGATTTACAGTAGATATCAAAACCAAATGACATTATTTGGAAACACAAGCACAGTGATTTTGATTGAAAGCAACAGTTGTAATGACCATGAATCCATACCTTCcccatttcttcttcttcagctgTCCAATGTAATCTCCTATGTGCCTTCTTACTACTTCATGCAACACACCTCAGGCGCATCTTTTGATGAGGGCAACTTTTTTGGTGAATCAACAACCCCGAGATTGTGCCTTCTTACTACTTCATGCAACACACCTCAGGCACATCAACATTGGCTCTATATCAGAATCAGACATTTCAGTTCTCAAAGTTCTGGGGTCTACATTCTCTTCTTATTCTCGCTTTTCTTCCTTCAATTTTTCAGTGTCAGGTATATCCCCTTTccataaattaagtaaaatatccacaatattttcttctccaaCAGAACAAGCAGTGTAAGGCTCTTCTTGCAGTTGGTTTTCAACAATCTTCTCATGTCTACTGTCATCGACGTGTCCTAAATCTTCCACTGGTATCGTTTCTCCATCTTCTAAAAGTTCAAGCTCATCTGTTTCACAGACATTTTCCTCATTGGGCCTTTCGTTACTAGTATAATTCACAAGTATTACAATCCCAGGTGTTTTCTCTCAACTATTATTTATCTTGTCTCCAGGATGAGAATGAACAGCTAGAGGGTCACTCTGATTTCCAAGCGCCCTCTTAAATCTGTCACAGGAATCAGCTGCATTTGCATTGTCCCCATCATTCTCTAGCTCTCCCTCCACTTCCAAAATTAGATTCTCAACTCGAACATCATCCATTCGATCCTCACAACCACCATAACCGTAATTTCTCTCTCGATGAAGAGATGACATATTCAGCTCATTTCCTTTATCTGTTCTACAATTCTCCTTTTTATCACCACTAAAACTTTTAGAATCAATAAAAACATGCCAACTGTTTCTTTGTTTCCATAGCCTTCTTCCTCAACTCCTTTGTCCTCATCAATTCACATTTATACCAACAATAGGGGCAGTAAATGTTTCCCACATCATCAAATTTAACTCCACAGCTCAGGCAGTTTTCATGCACAGAAATTGGGCATCCAGATTGACTACAAACCAACAGGTTCTCATCACATCTATTACACTTAATACAAGGCTCTTCCTCCAACAAATCAACATCCATAAAATCTCCACTCCGGCCTGAACCACTATGATTTTCTATGTGAATACCAATCTCATCATCATTATATGCAGAAGCCATATATACATCGCCATTCATTTTGCTTAATGTTTCTCCATTTGCTTCATCCTTTTTAAAGATCCAACTAAAATTTTCAGAAGTTGTCACGTCAAaagtttcttaattaaaagttaaaattaaaatataatatcatcacgtattattttgttttcaaaaagcAATTTATCACTTTAGAGACTTCCTCTGATCTTTGgaaatctctctcacacacacacacatttttCAAACAGTAACGAAAGAGAATAATCACggaaagaaaatcatcatattaaatcattaaaaaaaggtCACATTTGCATGAGCAGTTGCAAGCGAGCATCTTTACTTAACCGTTTtgttcaaaaaaagaaatggttAACTAGGCAGAAGGAAAAGCTCTCGAGAAGCAAACagagaaaaatgaagagaCAGAGAGAAAATACCAATTCATGTTCGTGAATCGTGATTGAATAAACGAAGTGACTGACTTGTTGAAATTCAACTCGGTGAAGCGAATTTAGGGACTCGGGCCCTGCCACCGCGCGTTTTTGTTCTCATTTCCTTCAAAGCTACTACGATTCTCCGAGTGGCACTGCAggttttatactttttttacAATCAAAACGCTGCGTTTAATATACATATAGCAGCCGCAGGGACGATTAGGGGCTTGTATGCATTTTACCTGGGCTTCGTGCACATTAGCCCGTTTCACTTACTAATTACACCGCAAGTTTAATCATCATCCGAAACGACACCGCATAGACGTAGAATCCATTCAATTTTCAGCTTAAGATCAATCTGAGAACAGAGTAGCAGATCAAgcatcaatttaatttttaagagtTTGGGTTACGGACTTACGGTTTCAGCTGAGCAATAAGAGGGGACAGAAGAGTCAGAT contains:
- the LOC102624735 gene encoding uncharacterized protein LOC102624735, with the protein product MGKEGVDKFSTKIIKNLSWKKVLEFGCRVFDPTCTPSDLKDKRRNITAKKSSAISRRHSSAPKTIKEREIMCSASWIFFQYSLNCFASGPKEWKLLCCTWHMLGTNKENRAILKVQSGRL